Proteins from a genomic interval of Synechococcus sp. A15-28:
- the rpaB gene encoding response regulator transcription factor RpaB: MSGDVLSQPKATVLVVDDEAAVRRVLVMRLQLAGYRVVCAEDGELALSLFHSESPDLVVLDVMLPKLDGFAVCRRLRAESCVPIIFLSAVDAISEKVAGLDLGADDYLPKPFSPKELEARIATILRRVGRGAAEIESRELPTGQGVMRLGELVVDTNRRQVTRGAERINLTYTEFSLLELLFREPGQVVPRAEILEQLWGYPPRRAADLRVVDVYVARLRGKLEPDPRNPELILTVRGIGYCSQRLGETAATA, translated from the coding sequence ATGTCTGGTGACGTCCTGAGCCAACCCAAAGCCACTGTCCTGGTCGTTGATGACGAGGCGGCTGTTCGGCGCGTCCTGGTGATGCGGCTGCAACTTGCTGGCTACCGCGTGGTGTGCGCTGAGGATGGTGAACTGGCGTTGTCGCTGTTTCACAGCGAATCACCGGATCTGGTGGTGCTCGATGTGATGCTGCCGAAGCTCGATGGATTCGCGGTATGCCGTCGTCTGCGGGCGGAATCCTGCGTACCAATTATTTTCCTTTCGGCTGTCGATGCCATTTCGGAGAAGGTGGCCGGCCTGGACCTGGGAGCCGACGACTACCTGCCGAAACCATTCAGTCCGAAGGAGCTCGAAGCACGCATCGCCACCATCCTCCGCCGTGTGGGTCGGGGAGCCGCTGAGATCGAAAGCCGTGAGTTGCCGACCGGTCAAGGGGTGATGCGACTGGGCGAGCTGGTGGTGGATACCAACCGCCGACAGGTCACCCGTGGTGCCGAACGGATCAACCTCACCTACACCGAATTCAGCCTGCTGGAATTGCTGTTCCGCGAACCCGGCCAAGTGGTTCCCCGAGCGGAAATTTTGGAGCAACTCTGGGGTTACCCGCCCCGCCGCGCCGCTGACCTGCGGGTGGTCGATGTGTACGTGGCTCGGCTTCGGGGCAAGTTGGAACCGGATCCCCGTAATCCCGAGCTGATTCTCACGGTTCGAGGCATCGGTTATTGCTCGCAGCGTCTTGGGGAGACCGCGGCGACGGCCTGA
- the lysS gene encoding lysine--tRNA ligase translates to MSELRDTRLEKSRALADLGQGPYALGFEPTHRMSALQETHADLPKGEERAVTVSVAGRVMTRRVMGKLAFFTLADETGTIQLFLEKAGLEAQQEGWFKQITGLVDGGDWLGVSGTLRRTDRGELSVKVSDWRMLSKALQPLPDKWHGLADVEKRYRQRYLDLIVSPDTRETFRRRARLVSGIRRWLDERDFLEIETPVLQSEPGGADARPFETHHNALDLPLTLRIATELHLKRLVVGGFERVYELGRIFRNEGVSTRHNPEFTSVEIYQAYSDYIGMMELTEQMISAVCQEVCGSCQITYQGTEIDLSPPWRRATMHELVEEATGLDFQSFGSREEAAAAMVAKGLHAPELADSVGRLLNEAFEQAVETTLIQPTFVTDYPVEISPLARPHRSKPGLVERFELFIVGREHANAFSELTDPVDQRQRLEAQQARKAAGDLEAQGLDEDFVTALEVGMPPTGGLGIGIDRLVMLLTDSPSIRDVIAFPLLRPESRAEDAPAMG, encoded by the coding sequence GTGTCTGAGCTGCGCGACACCCGTTTGGAGAAGTCCAGGGCACTGGCTGATCTCGGGCAGGGGCCCTACGCCCTCGGTTTTGAGCCGACCCACCGCATGTCGGCCCTGCAGGAGACCCATGCCGATCTCCCCAAAGGAGAAGAGCGTGCTGTGACTGTGTCCGTCGCCGGTCGCGTGATGACGCGGCGGGTGATGGGCAAGCTCGCCTTTTTCACCCTGGCGGATGAGACCGGCACCATTCAGCTGTTTCTGGAGAAAGCAGGTCTGGAGGCGCAGCAGGAGGGCTGGTTCAAGCAGATCACCGGATTGGTGGATGGTGGTGACTGGCTTGGGGTGAGCGGCACCCTGCGCCGCACCGATCGCGGTGAGCTGTCGGTGAAGGTGAGCGACTGGCGCATGCTCAGCAAGGCGCTGCAGCCGCTGCCGGATAAGTGGCACGGTCTTGCCGATGTGGAGAAGCGCTACCGCCAGCGCTACCTCGATCTCATCGTGTCTCCAGACACCCGGGAGACCTTTCGCCGCCGGGCGCGGCTGGTGAGTGGCATCCGCCGCTGGCTGGATGAACGGGACTTCCTCGAAATCGAGACGCCGGTGTTGCAAAGCGAACCCGGCGGTGCCGATGCACGTCCATTTGAGACCCATCACAACGCCCTTGATCTCCCCCTCACCCTGCGCATCGCCACCGAGCTGCATCTCAAGCGGCTGGTGGTGGGGGGCTTCGAGCGGGTTTACGAACTGGGCCGGATCTTCCGGAATGAGGGGGTCAGCACCCGTCACAATCCGGAGTTCACCTCGGTGGAGATCTATCAGGCCTATTCCGATTACATCGGAATGATGGAGCTCACCGAGCAGATGATCAGTGCCGTCTGTCAGGAGGTTTGCGGCAGCTGCCAGATCACGTACCAGGGCACGGAGATTGATCTGAGCCCTCCCTGGCGCCGAGCGACCATGCATGAGCTGGTGGAGGAGGCCACCGGGCTTGATTTTCAGAGCTTTGGCAGCCGGGAGGAGGCCGCGGCGGCGATGGTGGCCAAGGGCCTGCATGCCCCTGAGCTGGCCGATTCCGTAGGGCGCCTGCTGAATGAGGCCTTCGAGCAGGCGGTGGAGACAACGTTGATTCAGCCCACCTTTGTGACCGATTACCCGGTGGAGATTTCACCCCTGGCCCGGCCTCACCGCAGCAAGCCTGGCCTGGTGGAACGCTTCGAGCTGTTCATCGTCGGCCGTGAGCATGCCAATGCCTTCAGTGAGCTCACGGATCCGGTGGATCAGCGCCAGCGCCTGGAGGCCCAGCAGGCCCGCAAGGCGGCTGGGGATCTGGAAGCTCAGGGGCTGGACGAAGACTTCGTCACGGCCCTGGAGGTAGGTATGCCTCCCACCGGTGGCCTCGGCATCGGCATTGATCGTTTGGTGATGCTGCTCACGGACAGCCCTTCCATTCGCGATGTGATCGCCTTCCCGCTCTTACGGCCGGAGTCCAGGGCAGAGGATGCCCCCGCAATGGGATAA
- a CDS encoding hercynine metabolism protein: MSSWLEQLERELDARLSAFLRNNPVQEQLFSEQHLKDRATALQRQRKQLQGEAKQQRQQLLRLAEDVRAWRSRVERATAAGAADLAGQAEQHLTSLMSQGRALWADLENLGRRFNEVEQQLKELHQQQQTPSPSTLEKDWALFEAEQELEQLRRDAGLS; encoded by the coding sequence ATGAGCAGCTGGCTGGAGCAGCTGGAGCGGGAGCTGGATGCTCGGCTCTCCGCCTTTCTACGCAACAACCCCGTCCAGGAGCAACTGTTCAGCGAACAGCACCTGAAGGATCGGGCGACAGCCCTCCAGCGGCAACGTAAGCAACTGCAGGGCGAAGCGAAGCAGCAACGCCAGCAGCTGCTGAGGCTGGCAGAGGACGTACGGGCCTGGCGCAGCCGGGTGGAGCGTGCCACGGCAGCCGGCGCAGCGGATCTAGCCGGGCAAGCCGAACAACATCTCACCAGCCTGATGAGCCAGGGCCGTGCCCTCTGGGCCGACCTGGAAAATCTGGGACGCCGCTTCAACGAGGTGGAGCAACAGCTGAAGGAGCTTCACCAACAACAACAAACACCCAGCCCCTCAACACTGGAGAAGGACTGGGCCCTGTTCGAAGCCGAGCAGGAACTTGAGCAGTTGCGACGGGACGCCGGCCTGAGCTGA
- a CDS encoding hercynine metabolism small protein, with the protein MKSDERRQAIKRQREQLIQDLDAVYMAAFDRLGELEGEVGEVKAAQLTQMILKSKTAAIESLEKEIEKPVITTPGEA; encoded by the coding sequence ATGAAATCAGACGAACGGCGTCAAGCCATCAAACGGCAGCGTGAGCAGCTGATCCAAGACCTGGACGCGGTCTACATGGCGGCCTTCGATCGCCTGGGCGAACTGGAAGGTGAGGTGGGCGAAGTGAAAGCGGCACAGCTCACCCAGATGATCCTGAAATCCAAAACAGCCGCGATCGAGTCCCTGGAGAAAGAGATCGAAAAACCAGTGATCACCACCCCAGGCGAGGCATGA
- the egtD gene encoding L-histidine N(alpha)-methyltransferase, with protein sequence MSISLLNLHPPSADLQRLVRDGLRRSPRQLPAWMLYDAEGSRLFAEICKQPEYTLTQREIALLEKNAPAIAAATGPGMVVEFGIGNARKVDPLLTALGSSVFAALDISLSALKEALSGLAARHPNTAMVGICCDHTRLEQLPQHPALDGQRRIGFFPGSSLGNFTPEEAVDFLRSARRLLAGGPLLLGLDQPREPALMEASYDDAAGVSAAFARNLLQRLNRDLQGDGDPTQFRYRAQWQAGHQRIEMALVSTQDQTLNLGGEAWFFRQGDAWITEHSVKYSPDSAAALAAQAGWRIQRRWTDPHQQMALHLLLPAN encoded by the coding sequence ATGAGCATCAGCCTGCTCAACCTCCACCCACCCTCGGCGGATCTGCAACGCCTGGTTCGGGATGGCTTGCGGCGCAGTCCTCGCCAACTACCGGCATGGATGCTCTACGACGCCGAGGGATCCCGGCTGTTCGCCGAGATCTGCAAGCAACCGGAATACACCCTCACCCAACGGGAAATCGCTCTGCTGGAAAAGAACGCACCCGCCATCGCTGCCGCCACGGGCCCCGGAATGGTGGTGGAATTCGGCATCGGGAATGCCCGCAAGGTGGATCCGCTGCTCACAGCTCTGGGCAGCAGCGTCTTCGCCGCGCTGGACATCAGCCTCAGCGCCCTGAAGGAGGCGCTCTCCGGCCTCGCGGCCAGACACCCCAACACCGCCATGGTGGGCATCTGCTGTGACCACACCCGCCTGGAGCAGCTGCCGCAGCATCCCGCTCTGGACGGCCAAAGGCGCATCGGCTTCTTTCCTGGCAGCTCCTTGGGCAACTTCACTCCAGAGGAAGCTGTCGACTTTCTGCGCAGTGCCCGGCGGCTGCTGGCTGGAGGGCCGCTGCTGCTGGGGCTGGATCAACCGCGCGAGCCGGCCCTGATGGAGGCCTCCTACGACGATGCCGCCGGCGTTTCCGCCGCATTCGCCCGCAACCTGCTGCAGCGGCTCAACCGAGACCTGCAGGGCGATGGCGATCCCACGCAATTCCGCTACCGGGCCCAATGGCAGGCGGGGCATCAGCGCATCGAAATGGCGCTGGTGAGCACACAGGATCAGACCTTAAACCTGGGCGGTGAGGCCTGGTTCTTTCGCCAGGGCGACGCCTGGATCACTGAACACAGCGTCAAGTACTCACCGGACTCCGCGGCCGCCCTCGCAGCCCAGGCCGGCTGGCGGATCCAACGCCGCTGGACCGATCCACACCAGCAGATGGCTCTGCATCTGCTTTTGCCGGCAAACTGA
- the egtB gene encoding ergothioneine biosynthesis protein EgtB, which yields MLLDTLRAVRRRSEALIAPLEPEDLMLQGMADASPPKWHLGHTNWFFDTFVLQPHAAEHQACDPLWSYQFNSYYDAVGARHPRPQRGLLSRPAISAVLTWRKKVDAGLEALLQELPEGVDDLVQLGLQHEQQHQELLLMDLLDGFHRQPLEPVYNPEAELTLTLEEEQWLACPGGLTKIGHQGEAFHFDNEVPQHRVWLEPFELNSSLVSNADYTNFIADGGYQRPELWMSAGWALVQQHQWQAPRYWREDNHEFTLAGRSCLAPQAPVRHLSWFEADAYARWSGARLPTEAEWEHAIGLHGTAMQHAHRVLWQWTASAYSPYPGFRPVEGAIGEYNGKFMSSQMVLRGSSWLTPKGHERDSYRNFFPPASRWMASGIRLAR from the coding sequence GTGCTGCTGGACACTCTGCGGGCGGTGCGGCGCCGCAGCGAAGCACTGATCGCACCTCTGGAACCTGAAGACCTGATGCTCCAGGGGATGGCCGATGCCAGCCCCCCGAAATGGCATCTGGGCCACACCAACTGGTTCTTCGACACCTTCGTGCTGCAACCCCATGCTGCTGAACATCAGGCCTGTGACCCGCTTTGGAGCTATCAGTTCAACTCCTATTACGACGCCGTCGGAGCGCGTCACCCCCGGCCGCAGCGGGGGCTGCTCAGCCGTCCGGCCATCAGCGCGGTGCTGACCTGGCGCAAAAAAGTAGATGCCGGTCTAGAAGCACTGCTGCAGGAACTGCCCGAAGGGGTTGACGACTTAGTGCAGCTCGGCCTGCAGCACGAGCAACAGCACCAGGAACTGCTGCTAATGGACCTGTTGGATGGCTTCCACCGCCAGCCATTGGAACCCGTCTACAACCCTGAGGCTGAGCTAACCCTGACCCTGGAGGAGGAGCAGTGGCTGGCCTGCCCCGGCGGATTAACGAAGATCGGCCATCAGGGCGAGGCATTCCACTTCGATAACGAGGTGCCGCAGCACCGGGTGTGGCTGGAGCCGTTTGAGCTGAACAGCAGCCTGGTGAGCAACGCCGACTACACCAACTTCATCGCCGATGGGGGCTATCAACGCCCGGAGCTGTGGATGAGTGCAGGCTGGGCCTTGGTGCAACAGCACCAGTGGCAGGCACCGCGCTACTGGCGGGAGGACAACCACGAATTCACCTTGGCGGGCCGCAGCTGCCTCGCCCCCCAGGCACCGGTACGGCATTTGAGCTGGTTCGAAGCGGATGCCTATGCCCGCTGGAGCGGTGCCCGGCTCCCTACCGAAGCAGAATGGGAACACGCCATTGGCCTGCATGGCACTGCCATGCAGCACGCTCACCGTGTGTTGTGGCAGTGGACCGCCAGTGCCTACAGCCCCTACCCCGGGTTTCGCCCGGTGGAAGGGGCGATCGGCGAATACAACGGCAAATTCATGAGCTCTCAGATGGTGCTGCGGGGCAGCAGCTGGCTCACCCCCAAAGGACACGAACGCGACAGTTACCGGAATTTCTTCCCGCCAGCGAGCCGCTGGATGGCCTCTGGAATCCGTCTGGCCCGATGA
- a CDS encoding glycosyltransferase gives MPSIGIYHGDEDWVLKGIGQDLARSFKALSVPGLEIQTTDQVFNKIRLKTDFHLFVQQGQLNENCSNNPEKVPEGSICLFTHLDIRNFKPRILHKCKYVIFNSSIQLSQAIANGYNPVNAVLKPHAVDPDLHRIISEDDPKMQFVLSDLHKKGYPHSMHSSVGFCGRYWDKSTYTRRKNYDLIKLVICDLLDKRIPVLVMGPGWKDFLELSSEYLVVVETKYKNYPYYYNLMRVFSSLSIHEGGPLPLLESMCCGVYPVVTNTGFASDIISDKQHGTIVSPFDKPAHQAGLLSDVYFTHRIDAEALRGRASKFSFSSLSKVILRLVL, from the coding sequence ATGCCGTCGATAGGTATTTATCATGGAGATGAAGACTGGGTATTAAAAGGTATCGGTCAAGACTTGGCGCGATCCTTCAAGGCTTTAAGCGTTCCTGGACTTGAGATTCAGACTACGGATCAAGTGTTTAATAAAATTCGTTTAAAAACGGATTTTCATCTGTTCGTACAGCAAGGCCAACTAAATGAAAATTGTTCGAACAATCCTGAAAAAGTGCCGGAAGGCTCAATATGTTTATTTACTCATTTAGATATTCGTAATTTTAAGCCAAGAATTCTCCATAAGTGTAAATATGTAATATTTAATTCGTCCATTCAATTGTCACAAGCTATCGCCAATGGATATAACCCAGTAAATGCGGTGCTCAAGCCACATGCTGTAGACCCAGATTTACATAGAATTATTAGTGAGGATGATCCAAAAATGCAATTTGTGCTTTCAGATTTGCATAAGAAAGGTTATCCACATTCGATGCATTCATCTGTTGGTTTTTGTGGCCGATATTGGGATAAAAGTACTTACACAAGACGAAAAAATTATGATCTAATTAAACTTGTTATTTGCGATCTTCTCGATAAGCGTATTCCGGTCTTAGTTATGGGTCCAGGTTGGAAGGACTTTCTCGAATTGTCCTCTGAATATTTGGTAGTTGTAGAAACAAAATACAAAAACTATCCATACTATTACAATCTAATGAGGGTTTTTTCGAGTTTATCAATACATGAGGGTGGGCCTTTGCCTTTGCTTGAGTCGATGTGTTGTGGCGTATACCCAGTTGTTACTAATACAGGTTTTGCGTCAGATATTATTTCTGATAAGCAACATGGAACTATTGTTTCACCTTTTGACAAACCAGCTCATCAAGCTGGATTATTGTCAGACGTCTACTTTACCCATCGAATAGATGCAGAAGCTCTTAGAGGTCGAGCTTCTAAATTCAGTTTCTCTTCTTTGTCTAAAGTGATTTTGAGATTGGTTCTGTAG
- the smpB gene encoding SsrA-binding protein SmpB has translation MAKGGAKKAAAAAARAAANRMLADNRQARHQYEILETLETGIELVGTEVKSIRNGKANLRDGFCMIRNGELQLHNVHISPHTHAGSYFNHDPLRTRKLLAHRREIDKLRGLVDQKGLTLIPLNIHLKGSWIKLTIGLGKGRKLHDKRAAEKEKQSKKDVKAAMERY, from the coding sequence ATGGCCAAGGGAGGAGCGAAAAAAGCAGCCGCAGCCGCGGCGCGAGCCGCAGCCAACCGGATGCTGGCGGACAACCGGCAGGCACGACATCAGTACGAGATCCTCGAAACCCTGGAAACCGGCATCGAGCTGGTGGGGACCGAGGTGAAGTCGATCCGGAACGGCAAAGCCAACCTGCGCGATGGCTTCTGCATGATCCGTAATGGAGAGCTTCAGTTGCACAACGTGCACATCTCACCCCACACCCACGCCGGCAGCTACTTCAACCACGACCCGCTGCGCACCCGCAAATTGCTGGCCCATCGCCGTGAGATCGACAAGCTGCGCGGCCTAGTGGATCAGAAAGGCCTAACGCTGATCCCACTCAACATTCACCTCAAGGGATCCTGGATCAAGCTCACCATCGGGCTGGGTAAAGGGCGAAAGTTGCACGACAAACGAGCCGCCGAAAAGGAAAAGCAATCCAAAAAAGATGTGAAAGCAGCGATGGAACGTTACTGA
- the ruvB gene encoding Holliday junction branch migration DNA helicase RuvB — protein MAIVSSSSGRKPPRRPEALVDPQPAPEEVVSRPEDKLRPQRLDDYIGQKELKQVLGIAVEAALGRGDALDHVLLYGPPGLGKTTMAMVLAAEMGVQCKVTSAPALERPRDIVGLLVNLQPRDLLFIDEIHRLSRVAEELLYPAMEDRRLDLTVGKGSTARARSLDLPPFTLVGATTRAGSLSSPLRDRFGLIQRLEFYGQDDLEAIVERTAGLIGVALTSQARSSIAASCRGTPRIANRLLRRVRDVACVRGAGTGAIDQALVGEALSLHRVDHRGLDASDRRLLQLLIDHHGGGPVGLETLAAALGDDPATLETVVEPFLLQQGLLMRTPRGRMVTDAARSHIGEAA, from the coding sequence ATGGCGATTGTCTCCTCCAGCTCCGGTCGCAAGCCACCACGCCGCCCCGAAGCGCTGGTGGACCCCCAGCCGGCCCCTGAAGAGGTGGTGAGTCGGCCGGAAGACAAGCTTCGGCCCCAGCGCCTGGACGACTACATCGGTCAGAAGGAGCTCAAGCAGGTGCTAGGCATTGCGGTGGAAGCGGCGCTTGGCCGTGGCGATGCCCTCGACCATGTGCTGCTCTATGGCCCGCCGGGCCTGGGCAAAACGACCATGGCCATGGTGCTGGCCGCAGAAATGGGAGTGCAGTGCAAGGTCACCAGCGCACCAGCTCTGGAACGCCCGCGCGACATCGTCGGTCTGTTGGTCAACCTGCAGCCCCGCGACTTGTTGTTCATCGACGAGATTCATCGCCTGAGTCGGGTGGCGGAGGAGTTGCTCTATCCCGCGATGGAAGACCGTCGCCTCGATCTCACCGTGGGCAAGGGCAGCACGGCGCGGGCCCGGTCTCTCGACTTGCCGCCCTTCACCCTGGTGGGGGCCACCACCCGCGCCGGATCGCTGAGCTCCCCGCTGCGGGATCGCTTCGGCTTGATCCAGCGGTTGGAGTTTTACGGCCAGGATGATTTGGAAGCGATCGTGGAGCGCACTGCAGGGCTGATCGGGGTCGCTCTCACATCGCAGGCCCGCAGCAGCATTGCCGCCTCGTGTCGCGGTACACCCCGGATTGCCAACCGCCTGCTTCGCCGGGTGCGTGATGTGGCCTGTGTGCGAGGCGCCGGCACTGGTGCCATTGATCAAGCTCTGGTGGGGGAGGCACTGAGCCTGCACCGCGTTGATCATCGCGGCCTTGATGCCAGCGATCGGCGCTTGCTGCAGCTGCTGATCGACCACCACGGTGGCGGCCCGGTGGGCCTCGAGACCCTGGCAGCGGCCCTTGGCGATGACCCCGCCACCCTTGAGACTGTGGTGGAACCCTTTTTGCTGCAGCAGGGGTTGCTGATGCGCACCCCCCGCGGCCGGATGGTCACCGATGCAGCCCGCAGTCATATCGGCGAGGCGGCATGA
- a CDS encoding tetratricopeptide repeat protein, with protein sequence MNRILVLLLSLVLTLPVHALDLQGLYEQALTASRQGDFVEALPLWDRFLEQAPEDAAALSNRGNVRLALGDASGAIDDQSASMALAPEENDPHLNRGTAEEALQDWSAAADDYLWILERDPQDASALYNLANVRGSQGDWPEARELYSQAALARPGFAMARSSEALAAWQVGDLDWAEAELRKLIRRYPLFADARAALSGLLWRSGSSGEAESHWAAAAGLDQRYRKADWLQQVRRWPPQPTADLMAFLALEAS encoded by the coding sequence ATGAATCGGATTTTGGTGCTGCTTCTGAGCCTGGTGCTGACGCTGCCGGTGCATGCCCTGGATCTGCAGGGGCTCTACGAGCAGGCGCTGACGGCAAGCCGTCAGGGGGATTTTGTGGAGGCATTGCCCTTGTGGGACCGCTTCCTGGAGCAGGCCCCTGAGGATGCAGCAGCGCTAAGCAACCGCGGCAATGTGAGGCTTGCCCTTGGGGATGCGTCTGGGGCGATCGACGACCAGAGCGCCTCGATGGCTCTGGCGCCGGAGGAAAACGATCCGCATCTGAACCGGGGTACGGCAGAGGAGGCCCTTCAGGACTGGTCCGCGGCAGCCGACGACTATCTCTGGATTCTGGAGCGAGATCCGCAGGATGCCTCGGCCCTTTACAACTTGGCCAATGTGCGCGGCTCGCAAGGGGACTGGCCTGAGGCGCGAGAGCTTTATAGCCAGGCTGCCCTCGCCCGCCCCGGCTTCGCCATGGCCCGATCTAGCGAGGCGCTGGCGGCCTGGCAGGTGGGCGATCTCGATTGGGCGGAGGCGGAATTGCGCAAACTGATCCGCCGATATCCCTTGTTCGCCGACGCTCGGGCGGCCCTCAGCGGCTTGCTTTGGCGCTCAGGATCCAGTGGTGAAGCCGAAAGCCACTGGGCCGCGGCGGCCGGGCTGGATCAGCGTTACCGCAAGGCTGACTGGCTCCAGCAGGTGCGCCGCTGGCCACCGCAACCTACGGCGGATCTGATGGCGTTCCTGGCCTTGGAGGCGTCCTGA
- a CDS encoding amidohydrolase, giving the protein MTQAASLSDRLSRELPELLQLRRHLHAHPELSGEEHQTAALVAGELRQLGWRVREGVGRTGVLAELGPDHGPTVGLRVDMDALPVEERTGLPYASTRQGLMHACGHDLHTCTGLGVARLLAQEPRLGAQVRLLFQPAEELAQGAVWMREAGAVEGLDALYGVHVVPNLPVGTVGIRRGCLTAAAGELEILVQGEGGHGARPHQSVDAVWLAARVITELQQTIARRLDALQPVVVSFGKVEGGRAFNVIADQVRLLGTVRCLDLQQHAQLSTWIDDTVQRICASGGGTAVVNYRCIAPPVHNDPQLTDLLERSAVECLGRAKVLPVEQPSLGAEDFAELLRDVPGMMVRLGVAGPEGCAPLHNGAFALEEGALGVGIAVLTATVLAWITENTSA; this is encoded by the coding sequence ATGACCCAAGCAGCCTCCCTCTCCGATCGACTCAGCCGAGAGCTGCCTGAGCTGCTGCAGCTGCGCCGGCATCTGCATGCCCACCCCGAACTCAGCGGCGAGGAACATCAGACGGCTGCCCTGGTGGCGGGCGAATTACGTCAGCTGGGTTGGCGCGTACGCGAGGGAGTTGGCCGCACCGGGGTGCTTGCCGAATTGGGTCCTGACCACGGCCCCACGGTGGGCTTACGGGTGGACATGGACGCCCTGCCTGTGGAGGAGCGCACCGGTCTGCCCTATGCCTCCACCCGCCAGGGCTTGATGCATGCCTGCGGCCATGATTTGCACACTTGCACGGGCCTTGGTGTCGCACGCTTGCTGGCTCAGGAGCCCCGTTTAGGGGCTCAAGTGCGGCTGCTGTTTCAACCCGCCGAAGAGTTGGCCCAGGGGGCGGTGTGGATGCGAGAAGCGGGGGCGGTGGAGGGACTCGATGCGTTGTATGGCGTGCATGTGGTGCCGAATCTGCCGGTGGGCACGGTGGGAATCCGGCGGGGCTGTCTCACGGCGGCGGCCGGTGAGCTGGAGATCCTGGTGCAGGGGGAGGGCGGCCATGGCGCCCGTCCCCATCAGTCGGTGGATGCTGTTTGGCTTGCGGCTCGGGTGATCACGGAGCTGCAGCAGACCATCGCCCGCCGCTTGGACGCCTTGCAGCCGGTGGTGGTCAGTTTCGGCAAGGTGGAAGGGGGTCGTGCCTTCAACGTGATTGCCGATCAAGTGCGCTTGCTGGGCACGGTTCGCTGTCTGGATTTGCAGCAGCACGCCCAGCTGTCGACTTGGATTGACGACACGGTGCAGCGGATCTGTGCCAGCGGCGGCGGCACTGCTGTGGTGAACTACCGCTGCATTGCCCCACCGGTGCACAACGATCCGCAGCTCACAGACCTGCTGGAGCGCTCCGCGGTGGAGTGCCTGGGCCGAGCCAAGGTGCTGCCAGTGGAGCAACCCTCCCTGGGGGCCGAAGACTTTGCTGAGTTACTTCGGGATGTGCCGGGAATGATGGTGCGGTTGGGGGTGGCTGGGCCGGAGGGGTGTGCGCCGCTGCATAACGGAGCTTTTGCCCTGGAGGAAGGCGCTCTCGGTGTGGGCATTGCTGTTCTCACGGCCACCGTGCTGGCGTGGATCACGGAGAACACGTCGGCATGA
- a CDS encoding DUF3188 domain-containing protein — protein sequence MNQRRAVIWVSLGAPLLILLALLATNQRQGKDRVQVLPAVLVGSGLVISRVLGRQRRRARLLADLQRARTPGRNP from the coding sequence ATGAACCAACGTCGTGCGGTGATTTGGGTTTCCCTCGGGGCCCCGTTGCTGATCCTGCTCGCGTTGCTGGCCACCAACCAGCGTCAGGGCAAGGACCGGGTGCAGGTGCTTCCAGCAGTGCTGGTGGGTTCGGGTCTCGTCATCAGCAGAGTTCTCGGTCGGCAGCGCCGCCGCGCCAGGCTGTTGGCCGATCTTCAGCGGGCGCGCACCCCCGGCAGAAACCCATGA
- a CDS encoding HEAT repeat domain-containing protein translates to MSERDPQRPDLEAVRQAIASGDPVQAMPAITQLRHCTDAEAVPLLVLGTEQKPFLVRSLSCSGLGYKRTEQGWNVLSALITADEDPNVRAEAANALASYGVERAWPLLRSAFEADAAWLVRCSILSALAEQPAIDLGWLLELATMAITDADGTVRVSGAEILSRIVQDGGQQPIGEQARTLLQPLQQDGDHRVVAAALNGLQRG, encoded by the coding sequence ATGAGCGAGAGAGATCCGCAACGTCCTGATCTCGAGGCGGTCCGTCAGGCCATTGCCAGTGGGGATCCGGTCCAGGCGATGCCGGCGATCACCCAGCTCCGCCATTGCACGGACGCTGAGGCGGTGCCGTTACTGGTGCTGGGCACAGAGCAAAAACCGTTCTTGGTGCGTTCCTTGAGCTGCAGCGGACTGGGTTACAAGCGCACCGAACAGGGCTGGAACGTGTTGAGTGCGTTGATCACTGCCGATGAAGACCCTAATGTGCGCGCTGAGGCCGCCAATGCTCTGGCCAGCTACGGGGTGGAGCGGGCTTGGCCTTTGCTGCGGTCGGCATTTGAAGCCGATGCCGCCTGGTTGGTGCGCTGCAGCATCCTGTCCGCCCTTGCGGAACAGCCCGCCATCGATCTGGGTTGGTTGCTGGAGTTGGCGACCATGGCGATCACCGATGCGGACGGCACGGTGCGGGTGAGTGGTGCCGAAATCCTCAGTCGTATTGTGCAGGATGGAGGTCAGCAGCCGATTGGCGAGCAGGCGAGAACCCTCCTTCAGCCGCTACAGCAGGACGGCGACCACCGTGTGGTGGCTGCGGCACTGAACGGATTGCAGCGGGGTTGA